A window of Thermosynechococcus sp. NK55a contains these coding sequences:
- the asnS gene encoding asparagine--tRNA ligase encodes MQQRIKDILHQGQVGDRVTVKGWVRTKRELKECTFVNLNDGSTLAGLQVVIPNTLAAATPTIKDLTTGAAAEFTGELMRSPGKNQAIELHAQEIHLWGSADPETYPLQKKRHSFEFLRTIGHLRPRTNTLGAVMRVRNACATAIHQFFQERGFLWVHTPIITASDCEGAGELFTVTTLDLTQPPKTPEGKIDFSQDFFGRRAYLTVSGQLEAEIMATAFTNVYTFGPTFRAENSNTSRHLAEFWMVEPEMAFCDLRGDMELAEAFLQFIFRYVLDHCPEDMAFFQERIDNSVIATAEQMATQPFARLSYSEAIQVLEKSGRAFEFPVAWGLDLQSEHERYLAEEYCRRPVIVYDYPAAIKAFYMRLNDDGKTVAAMDVLAPKIGEIIGGSQREERFDVLQERIVTQGLDPAPYWWYLDLRRYGSVPHAGFGLGFERLVQFMTGMDNIRDVIPFPRTPGNAEF; translated from the coding sequence ATGCAGCAGCGGATTAAGGATATTCTTCACCAAGGTCAAGTGGGCGATCGCGTCACCGTCAAAGGCTGGGTGCGTACCAAACGCGAACTCAAGGAATGCACCTTTGTCAACCTTAACGATGGCTCAACCCTAGCCGGATTGCAGGTGGTCATTCCCAACACCCTTGCAGCCGCCACCCCAACCATCAAAGACCTGACCACCGGTGCCGCAGCGGAATTCACAGGCGAGCTGATGCGCTCCCCTGGCAAAAACCAAGCCATTGAACTCCATGCCCAGGAGATTCACCTTTGGGGCAGTGCCGATCCAGAAACCTATCCCCTGCAAAAGAAACGCCACAGCTTTGAATTTCTACGCACCATTGGTCATCTGCGACCACGAACCAATACCCTAGGCGCTGTGATGCGAGTGCGCAATGCCTGTGCCACTGCCATTCACCAATTCTTTCAGGAGCGGGGATTCCTCTGGGTGCATACCCCCATCATTACCGCCAGTGACTGCGAAGGGGCTGGGGAACTCTTTACTGTCACCACACTGGATTTAACCCAGCCGCCCAAAACCCCAGAGGGGAAGATTGACTTCAGTCAAGACTTTTTTGGCCGTCGTGCCTACCTCACCGTCAGTGGCCAACTGGAGGCAGAAATTATGGCCACAGCCTTTACCAACGTCTATACCTTTGGCCCCACCTTCCGCGCTGAAAACTCCAACACCTCGCGCCACCTTGCCGAGTTTTGGATGGTAGAGCCAGAGATGGCCTTCTGTGACCTCAGGGGGGATATGGAACTGGCGGAGGCCTTTTTGCAGTTTATCTTTCGCTATGTCCTTGACCACTGCCCAGAGGATATGGCCTTCTTTCAGGAGCGGATTGATAATAGCGTCATAGCCACTGCCGAACAGATGGCCACTCAACCCTTTGCCCGCCTCAGCTACAGTGAAGCGATTCAAGTCCTTGAAAAGAGCGGCCGTGCCTTTGAATTCCCGGTGGCTTGGGGACTAGACCTGCAATCGGAGCATGAGCGCTATCTTGCTGAGGAATACTGCCGACGCCCCGTAATTGTCTATGATTATCCCGCTGCCATCAAAGCCTTCTATATGCGCCTCAATGACGATGGCAAAACCGTGGCGGCAATGGATGTCCTCGCACCCAAAATTGGCGAGATCATTGGCGGCTCTCAGCGAGAAGAACGCTTTGATGTGTTGCAGGAGCGAATTGTGACCCAAGGCCTAGATCCTGCCCCCTACTGGTGGTACTTGGATTTGCGTCGCTATGGCAGTGTGCCCCACGCCGGCTTTGGCCTTGGGTTTGAGCGGCTCGTACAGTTTATGACGGGCATGGACAATATCCGCGATGTCATTCCCTTTCCACGGACGCCGGGCAATGCCGAGTTCTAG